Part of the Quercus lobata isolate SW786 chromosome 6, ValleyOak3.0 Primary Assembly, whole genome shotgun sequence genome, acttcaaattagagtagtaatgttactttctcaatctttgctcagttgtaataataatatagaggaaattcaaaacatggaaagaaaataaaaattacaacaattaattccattatctttcatgttatactttgtaattgtacgaaattaagtcaactcaatttaagtagttgtaataaaattgggttctactattctctattctatagagatatgaacatattggatttctcaaacccggtattgcaataaaatgatttattattgaaaataagaaacaattaaGCTCATCCCTTAAAGATTTACCTCTTGTACTTGGTAATTTccattcaaactttaaaatagattatttgcCTTACCTAGATGTTTTCCTTGTGGTGAGGACAAATAAAATGAGACAGGTGCTGCATGACCTTCAAAGCAAAAAAGCTTTCTTCTAGTCAAAAACAAAACTCGTCAAGAGgagtaagagagaaagaaattactCAATGAAAAACCATGGTGAATGGAGAAAAGATTTTTGTACTTCCAAAGATCCACACAAATTTTAGCCATATGTGCAAAATgccaagttaagaaatataaatattgatctACAGGTgcaatttttaaatagaaaatagcaatttcttgaacaaaaaccctagcaaccaaatagaaaaactataaCCTTGATTTGATTTCTCATTTATCAATGATGGTGATTGGAGAATAAGTTGATTTAGTCCATAAGAGTAGCCCTAAGTAATTGCCGATGGCAAGTGCCAAAGATAGTAagtaaatcaaatcaaagaagGAGAGAGTATAAATTATTTCACGAAATTAAAGATCTCTTTACAtcccataaaatttaaaataaagaagaaaatctctctatagcttaagaaacacaatataataaaattaaagagagaaaattttcagaggacaaaatattaaagataatttaaaagaattttggtttaatttctgaacaccgcaactccataaaattcatactaataataatattttatgattgcatagactatttttttagagtggttgATCTCAACATTGGCTTGCATTTAATCTTTCACTAAAAGCAAAGGGAAGTAGATCATGTGCATACATCTTTATGAGcaatttttggtttaattcttgaatactgaattggaaattgattatatgagtattcaatggtgaacaaagtactatatattaattaatatataaacaaaactaaccttacaaaagctgaactttataagctaaaatctatactgTGCCAGATCCAACAAATCATTATAGTTGCATTACGCAGAACCTGAACTTTTTAGCATCAAAGGAATAAAGAttactttataaaataaaaataatgattgaCAATCTTGCATGGCAAATCTTACAAGAATAAATATCCACAAGAAAGTCAACAAAATCATCGCCGTGGACTTCAAGTGACAGAAAAAGATAACAGAATGAAGCATGAAATCAAGCATACCATAACGTTTGAAAGAACATATTCCACAAATTAATTATGCAGAGCATACCAACATAAAAACAATGACACTTAGGACCCTATCAAAATGTATTTCTCTTGTTCTTCCCCTACAACTGTCAGGAAGACTACCAACAGTATATCTTGAAAAccctcaaaaaatatataaaaaccgAATACTGGAGATCCACCTTAATTAGCTATAAAATTTGGTGGACCACCCATAACAGAAAAGGTTTCGCAGACCCAAAAGAGGTGGACACACTCCAGATGCTTTCATGATAGGTCCACCCCATAGTATTTCCCTAGACTCAGAATGaacgtctggagagagagagtttgcagaaatcttggctttatatttcttaacttgaaagaggggtaaggttgctagggttttgaggagttataatgtttttatttttattttttattttttaaatattgtgctgacgtggaaaattgtagtgccagcaaaggtttcggttatatatatatatatatatatatagattaatcataattatatgtttattacttatttaatGTATAATTACTTAggtaatatataataatattaattagttttcaaaataatataaaattatttggtTAGACTCTATAAATATATTGATGGGACGTTTGGTTTGTCTTTGATGTGATgcatattacaatttttttttttttttttttatttcccatagTATTTCTTCAAAAATTGCAACCAGAGACTAATTACTGTTTGCGATGGGTGAGCTCATAGCGGGGTAAATCGTTGGCCTAGAAAGTTTTTTCAAAGTGCTGGTGCCCGGACTTGAACTAGGGAGTTTCTAGTCAAACCCGAGGTAGCCACTTTGAGACTGAGTGCCCAACCACTCGGCCAACCCCATTGGGTTGATGCATATTACAATGatgtgatattaaaatttttttgtttattttattttttctaatattaccataatctaaaattacaaaatatatcacaccACTTTTCTAAACAATGTGATGTTGTATTCTTGTATTGAGATTATattaatgtaagattacaataatataatattacagTGTAATGTAATATCACGGCAAACCAAACACCCCTGaatatatgaataataaaaaaaaaaaattctatttactACTGGTAATTAAAAACCCCATTAAATATCCCTACCCTCCCTACCTATTACCCccacttctttctttcttttctgctgAATAGCCCCCACTTCTTTTAGACTTTGGCTTCACTCGTTTTTGTTCATAGTCTGTTTCTCCTCTTTTGTCTTTTAACTCTCACTTTGCTacaaaattcaagattttgcATCAGTGAAGTTGAAGATGCCAAAGGTAATCCAcctcaaaaaattatcaagatCACCTTCTAATTATCAAGCACCATGCTTATGTCCAATTCTTTAAAACTTTAACACTTTATTAATTGATGTTATCCAAACATGTGAGGAGGATGCTCAAATCATTAATTAAGAATTAAACGGTTGATACTTGCTGATAGCCAGTCATTTTCAAACCAAGAACCAATCTATTAATTGGTTGGTATGCCAAATATTTTCAATATGAAGAAATTTTCAAGAGCAGGAAAGGATAATATCTCAATCCTATAACAGATGTGCAAATAAATGAGGAAAGAAGTGGGAATCTGATTGAACCAATAAAGGAAATCAATGTTGAAATTGACCATGTGAATGTTGAGGAAGCTTACTAAGAGTCATGCTGGCTTTCTGCGCcaaacaaaatgagaaaaatttgTGGTGGACCTAATGGTGCATATGTTACCATCAACAATTGATGATGAGAACCACATTAATTATCCTATATCCATTTCCTGTGTCATTTGCTTAGTTGGATTCCAATTTGAATTTTAAGTTATAGACCTGCATGGCTTATTTTTCTAGAAATAAATGTTACCAATCCTGCAATCCATATCAATCCTTTGCATGGACATTGCAACTTTAATTACCATGTTGGTCCTCGACGTTTGCCACATCTCTCAAATAGTTTTGAAGTATAATCTCTAATTCTTTGATATTGTTGTAAAATAGTCCATACCGTTAAATGGGTTCCAAATTTCTCCCAAATTTATTGTGCAAACTATAATTCTTACGAgtgcttttctttttcactttatCATATCACTAAACTACCTGATTCAATTGGCAATTTGAAACAGTTACCGCACATAGAGCTCTCTCATACTTCAATTACCTGAATCAGTTTGTGCTCCCGGCCTTTTACAAATAATGATAATGTCATATTGTCATCCTCTTACTGATGAATTGCGTGAAAACATGTGGGATCTTTCAAACTAGCATCATCTTGATATTGGTGGAACTGGCTTGAATGAgttgccaaaaaaaaagcaGATTAGAAAATTTTCGGTTACTGTCTGACCTCATTGTGGGCAAAGAAAATGATTCTAACAGCTAAAAGAATTACTATGATACCATCTCCAATTTCTCCCAAATCTCTCAAAATCTCTTAAACGTTTAGGGATTTTCAGATCCTAAGGtgctgtttggatttgctgTTTTCTTAACTCATAACTCTATTTCCATCACCCATAattcaaaaatggtgggactcATGGCTAAGAAGTTTGTTTAGTTTTTTGATTCCAGTTTTTGTTCACATATATTactcaattctttgatttttaagtgataagttatagaaactgaaaacacattttaggtgttttcagttttcataactctgttttcaatGGCATTTTCGTAATCAAAACTATATAATGGGTCCCACGGTTAGAGTCCAGTGGCAActtttgacccttttttttttcactgggttcggtgagtttggtttcttcatctttttttttttttttttttttttttttttttttttttttttttttttttttttttttttttttttttttttttttcacactaggtggcttttttttttttaggtgatcttcttcttcttttttcctttcacgCTAGTCTGGTCTggtcttcttcatcttttttttttttttttttttttttttttttttcactgggttcggtgaGTTTAGGTACTGGGGGTTgagggaagaaaaaagaaagaaagtaaaagcTGCACCAAGTTACAAGTATGGGGCCCACAAACAATTGACAAATTTAAGTGATGACAAATTGAGTAATGGTGCCAAACAGACTTCGTGTAGGGAgttggggtattttaagtgatgagtgatgagtgacgaaaattgagtaaggagtgatgatgatgaaaaaaaaaaaaaaattcaaacaggGTCTAAATGTTTACAACTTTACATGGGCTAAAGCttcatttggattttttttttttttaatatttttttttagcgcCTGGTGTACTATTCATGGGACATGAATAGTGCATCAAGGCAAatgtacaatattttcattaatgaacagtaatcggaaaatatttttttattgttttcagttttcagtaaaataagcggtatccaaacgtacattaagagtgcgtttgggaagcgcgttttgctTCCCAGACGCACGTTTAcgtttcagaaattttttttttttttttttgtcaagccgaaactttttgatttttttgttgtgaaCAGTGcttttatgcactgttcatgggtcccacaaaatacatttttcagcaactttttcattaaaaatgggtcccacgatactattcacatatttaaaaattattttgctacagtgtttttcagttttcagtttcagttttcagctgtatccaaacggaccctaagtgtccttttttttttttttgtgggaggGGAATAAAGGCCGTACCTGACATcaaaattagtattttaatatagCCATCGGccatgttagattttttttcatccatTACTTAATGACATGAACTATTTTGatataatatcaaaaagttatGGACTAAATTAACACATTTTAAACATTGTGAGAACTAAATTAACACATTTTAAGCGTTAGATACTATTTTAAAACATATCACAAATCTTAtggaccaaaataataattaaacctatttattttaagtacgtagtgaataaaattacaattataacATGGTAGATGgcatttaaaacattttaaatttaaagcaAAAGATGCTTTAGAAGTGCAACTTTTACAGGGATTCAAGATTAGAACTTGTATTGTCATCACACGGAAAACAATTTTCCTTATGTGTTCACTGGTCAGCACTTTGAGGCACATAGCAATTGCTGAAGCTAAGCTGTACAAGGCTCAAGCTCTTTACTTTGTGTACAAATGTAACTATTCCCTCAATCAATTAATGTTCACTCTTGAGGGAATAGTGTATCCTAAGAGAAGTCTCTTTTGACAAAAGTTTTTGGGCATTGTCCTTATTAATTACTTACTTATCATCCACCAAACTTTTACAGGAAattcggttttttttttagttggttaaTACTTCACTATTAAAATTAtactcattttataataaagtaTAGATTATAAAATGCCAGGTTATTTAAAATGTTAGATAACTGGACACAAGATAAatctttatattaatttataatatttaagttgaattatgaaataaaataatttcaagtGAATATGATCATTTTTGTTAAGATTGGAATAATTTACATGTCTCTATTGTTCTCATTCATTGATTTCACTTGAAATAGAAAGTTTATTTTACGGTTAAGatttaattttcatattctAATAGTATAGAAAGTGTCATGCTAAGAATTCATTATATGATTAAGAATTTATTTTCAGGAATTTAACAACATACATAGTGTCACaccatttaatatatattaaattaagtGGCATTGGATACATcctaatttaataatttttaatttgcacAATCAAATATATTCATATCAAACAAAGACCATAAGAATTCATTTCTTCAACCACCCAGAGTAATTTACCTGTCCTCTTTTCTCTTTCAAGTAAATACGTAACTAGGGCAATTGATTTCTCTATTAATTAATTGCTTAAGTTAGAATTACAGTGGGTAAGGATCCATTTCTTCAACCACCCACAGTATTTTGTCCATCTCCTCTATTCCTTTTCAAGTAAATACGTAACTGCTAGGacaattgatttatttattgttaagtTAGTGGTACTGTGGTGGTTCTCTGCTTATAAATAGTGCATATCTACATTTAAGTTCCCATGTGGTTTGGCACTGGGATAACATGGATCTAACAACTACAGTTTTGATGGTTCTTTTGTTTGTACTTGGGAATGTGACTGAGGGGGAAGTTCTCCATTATAACTTTTATGATAAGTCTTGTCCACAACTTGAGAACATTGTTAGAGCTGGCCTAGTACCTCTCTTTGTCACTGATCCCACCTCACCTGCAGCTTTGTTGAGGCTCATGTTTCATGCATGATTGCCAAGTTCaggttctctctctcctttacACACAGACAACTACATTTGGTTAGACTTAATTGTGACACTAACATATAGTTAATTGTTTCATAATTAAAAAGGGGTGTGATGCTTCAATTCTTGTTGATCCAATTGAGGGAAATGTGTCATCCAAAATGGCTTCAGGGAGAAATTTCGGAATTCAGAAAAGGGAGTTAATCAGCATAGTAAAATCAATGGTGGAAGCAGCATGTCCCCAGCAAGTTTCTTGTGCTGACATTCTCATATTGGCTGCTCGTGAGGCAGTTGCTATGTCCGGAGGGCCACATATAGAGGTTCCCTTGGGACGTAAGGATTCCTTCACTGCTCCAAACTATCAACAAGCTGATGCTTGGATCCCTCCTGCCACAACTGGAGTTGATGACATGCTTCACATTTTCACTAGTAAAGGAATGACCATTCAAGAATCGGTAGCCCTAATCGGTATATAATCAAATGATCATGAAATTTTCATTGTCATACATAATATATACATGGACGCAAACATGAAACACAAGAAGACACTAGACCaacaattcttgaaaaattacatAGCAGTGTtatgacaattaattaatatgtttttaggcatatttaaaaaaaatatgtttatttcaagaatttaaaatataCATGTTGGCATGTTTCCAGCTGTTATGCATATACACATTGTTGCCTATCTTGATTTTCTTACCCTATGCCTTGGAATAATtgtctaggaattttttttttttacttaaagaGGATGGTTGTGAAATTTGCAGGTGCGCATACACTAGGAGTTACACATTGTGCAAGCATTTTGAATCGTCTGTACAAAGCTGAAGGTGACAAGGCTCATCAAGAAATGGAACCTGGGTGTGAAGCATTCTTGATGTTAAATTGTCCTGAATGGTCTTTAACCTCGAACATAAGTTTTGTTCTTAATGATCCTACTGCCTTTATATTTGATAACCTATATTACAAGAATGCAATGGGAGGCCGTGGTGTACTGAGAATTGATGCTGAAATGGTATCTGATCCTCGAACGGCTcaaattgtgaaacattttGCTAGTGATTGGGATGATTTCTTTCGTGCATTTTCCTCGGCCTTTGTTAAGCTCTCTACTTCAGGCTCTCTGAATCAAGGTGTTATTAGAAAGCGTTGTAATGTATTAGACTAAGTGGTTTTGAACTACTAGAGATGATAGTTTACtatcaacttattttatatttacgTAGTCACGTGATGTAAATGAACATGATCCCTATATCTTAAAGTTCAAGTCTATGTTTCAAGAAGCTGACAATTTTATAGTCATGACCaacttattataaatttgtcacaaGGCTTCTAATTATTATAAGTAATgctaaaaacacattttttacaattgttttttttcttcttcataattactaattaatatgGTTTGTTATGTTTAGAGCAATACTAATTTCATACTTTTATATGAGTCCACAAATAACACTATTTTATTATGCActaatcataataaattatattagtaatagtaaaaaagttataaaaaatattatgttcttATATTTGTTGAATTACTAAAGCTTTCTGACTCTTCGAAAGCTCATTATCCACCTTTAACATGTCCATAACTTTTCTGCAAGATTTTTCTTTGGGATTTGAGCAAGCATTAAGATAGATTAGTTGCTTATAGTTAGGTTATCATGTGTagagttttattaaaaaaaaatcaatatttattatttaatataccTTCTCTTAGTAGATTAAGAATGTCCAAAagttcaattaaataattaaatgggTTAATTCTAACTTTATTTGAATTGTGAGGGTCTAATTTAACTGTAACGATCGAAATTTTGTGAAAAGAtctagaggttttttttttttttttggaaacagaaaAGATCTAGAGTTTAGATCaaagattaattaaaaattatcaaaattagcTATAAGCTTTAGGCATTCAGTGAGAACGCTAGGACACGACATAGGGGCTAGGGCTTCAATCTTTTATCAGCAGCTGGTTTCTGACAACTTTAACATATGAAACTTAATCCTATTACtgattttggagaaaaaaaatttgaagtgaaATTTTACTCCAAGTTCTTATTAGGGAATTTTATACGAAAGGGAAttaccttttttctttatagGAAACAAAAGAGGGATTTTCCAAACTTGATTTCCTTTATTCGGGTTAATATGAAAATTTAGTGGAAATGTGGATTCCAAacatccaaattccaaattcaaATTTCCTGGCGAAGTGTAATTTTACGAATTCTATCCACGTTTCTTCTCTCATGCCACCCATCATTTACATTGTAGTTGCCACCGTCATTGTCagtatcaattttgtagcttCTACAATCACCATCAACATCACCATTAACGTAACAGCAACTACTACCATTATGGTTGCTAGTCCTACCAGCATCAACCATTGACTATGTTGCTATCACCGCCAGCATTATACTTGTGAGATGTAACACAAAACAATGATAGTAAGGTTGGGCTGAATTTCTTAAGGTTCGGGTCTTTAGATTGGTTCCAAATTAAGGCTGGGCTGAGTCTCATAAAGTTTAGATGGTTTCGAGCTGGGCTTAATTCAAATCCACCCGCTTGGGCCGACTTTTAGTGCGTTTATAGAGTTGGGTTTGTTATCTTGCATTTCTAAGTTCTAACCCGTCCATTTTTTTGACTGAAACCCGTCCATTAGATTCACAGCCTTTCTAATTTATCACCAGGCCTAAGAGACtcataaggattttttttttttttttttttggggggggggggggggtttataAGGGGGTATTGTTTATTTATggataattataatatattgcTAATTTCACGGTTCAAATCATTTTCCCCTAGACCCCAAAGTAGTTTGTGCATAGAGAGGTACCGATTTAGCTACAATGCCCTTGGCTTATAAGGCTGTATTATAACGACGAAATAAGagttattacaaatttacaaatgGATAAAATTAAGTGGGGGCTAGGCCAAGATTTTTGTTAgagtcatattttctatgtaattgactaatcttttaacaaaatgcactttacttgtaaattggatagatctaagtTGAGTTTGATACATATTAAGTGGTTatattaaagacatgaaaattgatctaagaaacaagtgaaaaataactattttattgaaactcgacagatagctcaACAAAAGGCTACTATCGAAATTTACTGGGCAGCTCAACACAAGCTCGATCTATCAAGCTTTACGAAGTCAAAATTTCCAACCCATGTTGAagtatttgtttagggtttcttttctcacaaccctagacatatataaaacttattttaaaagccgTCTCACACGGATACAGAGATCaagagtttatttttctctgtGAGAAGCTACTAGCTACTGCGTTTGTACGCCATAACGTTTTGTAACCAattgcttcttgatcttcattgttgatgaagtgaagaactttgcagccaacaacaatcattcaagttgctg contains:
- the LOC115994320 gene encoding LOW QUALITY PROTEIN: peroxidase 29 (The sequence of the model RefSeq protein was modified relative to this genomic sequence to represent the inferred CDS: deleted 1 base in 1 codon) translates to MDLTTTVLMVLLFVLGNVTEGEVLHYNFYDKSCPQLENIVRAGLVPLFVTDPTSPAALLRLMFMHDCQVQGCDASILVDPIEGNVSSKMASGRNFGIQKRELISIVKSMVEAACPQQVSCADILILAAREAVAMSGGPHIEVPLGRKDSFTAPNYQQADAWIPPATTGVDDMLHIFTSKGMTIQESVALIGAHTLGVTHCASILNRLYKAEGDKAHQEMEPGCEAFLMLNCPEWSLTSNISFVLNDPTAFIFDNLYYKNAMGGRGVLRIDAEMVSDPRTAQIVKHFASDWDDFFRAFSSAFVKLSTSGSLNQGVIRKRCNVLD